One genomic window of Gracilinema caldarium DSM 7334 includes the following:
- the sufC gene encoding Fe-S cluster assembly ATPase SufC: protein MKGLQIEHLEAGLEAKIILTDLNLQVPAGEVHALMGPNGHGKSTLANILMGHPRYTVFKGTITLDDTALLDLDVSERARQGLFLAFQYPAEIPGVTVSKFLKRIADLRPNPPLNASAFLSELKQNLAFLDMDPSFVNRYLNDGFSGGEKKRMEILQLLTLQPRFAIFDETDSGLDVDALKIVAAGINRMRGPGFSALVITHYRRLLDLVKPDRVHILERGHIAASGGFELVELLEKDGYEGIRRLIGTTTEAGTNTEKEVVYAS, encoded by the coding sequence ATGAAGGGTTTACAAATAGAACACCTAGAAGCAGGTCTTGAAGCTAAGATCATACTTACCGATTTAAATCTTCAAGTACCGGCCGGAGAAGTTCATGCACTCATGGGGCCTAACGGCCATGGCAAAAGTACACTGGCTAATATTCTTATGGGGCACCCGCGATACACGGTTTTTAAGGGGACCATCACACTGGATGACACAGCTCTCCTTGATCTGGATGTTTCAGAGCGGGCCCGCCAAGGTCTCTTTCTTGCATTCCAGTACCCCGCAGAAATTCCAGGAGTGACGGTTTCTAAATTCTTAAAGCGTATTGCGGATCTCCGTCCGAACCCGCCTCTAAACGCCTCAGCCTTCCTTTCAGAATTAAAGCAAAACCTTGCATTTCTAGATATGGATCCCTCTTTTGTGAATCGTTACCTGAACGACGGCTTTTCCGGGGGTGAAAAAAAGCGTATGGAAATCCTTCAGCTTCTTACCCTGCAGCCCCGTTTTGCTATTTTTGATGAGACCGACTCAGGCCTTGATGTAGATGCCCTTAAAATTGTTGCGGCAGGGATTAACCGGATGCGGGGACCTGGATTCTCAGCTCTGGTAATTACCCATTACCGACGATTATTAGACCTGGTTAAACCCGACAGGGTCCACATATTGGAACGGGGACATATTGCCGCTTCCGGTGGGTTTGAATTGGTAGAACTTCTTGAAAAGGACGGGTACGAAGGGATTCGCCGCCTGATCGGCACCACCACCGAGGCAGGGACGAATACAGAGAAGGAGGTGGTTTATGCCAGCTGA
- a CDS encoding SufD family Fe-S cluster assembly protein encodes MINTMIYYIDELREPIHIQVSSHETRQLLVRFDYKNKNLEPQSYSRALTIEVSKGGNLQLYIMSTLPTSVQNQVRTSITLHSQSSLTLTELLLDDGESIYYTEAILAGSDATLDYAGAYGARNRTKRVHTLTTHHLGKNSRSRTTLKSALKDSAHLVFQGLIHVDKEATGTDAYLSNRNMVMNDGCRAESLPQLQIETDEVACSHGSTTGGVREEELFYLMSRGLSRIDAKRLLVLGHLASILDRFPPSLAEEAELAAASFLLNSESFLSEVA; translated from the coding sequence ATGATCAATACCATGATCTATTATATTGATGAACTGAGGGAGCCCATACATATCCAGGTTTCCTCCCATGAAACCAGACAGCTCCTAGTACGTTTTGACTATAAAAACAAAAATCTTGAACCACAGTCGTATAGTCGAGCACTTACCATAGAGGTATCCAAGGGTGGCAATTTGCAACTCTATATCATGTCCACCCTTCCCACCTCGGTACAGAACCAGGTACGCACCTCCATAACACTGCACTCACAAAGCAGTCTTACCCTAACCGAGTTGCTCCTTGATGATGGAGAAAGCATCTATTATACTGAGGCTATCCTCGCAGGAAGCGATGCAACTCTGGATTATGCAGGTGCCTATGGGGCACGCAACCGGACCAAACGGGTCCATACCCTTACAACCCATCACCTGGGCAAAAACAGCAGGAGCAGGACCACTCTGAAATCGGCCCTTAAGGATTCAGCCCACCTTGTTTTTCAGGGACTCATCCATGTGGATAAGGAAGCGACCGGCACCGATGCCTACTTAAGCAACCGCAACATGGTCATGAATGACGGATGCCGGGCAGAAAGTCTTCCCCAGCTGCAAATTGAGACTGATGAGGTCGCTTGCAGTCATGGTTCTACCACCGGTGGAGTACGGGAAGAGGAGCTCTTTTATCTTATGAGCCGTGGTCTGTCACGAATTGATGCAAAGAGACTGCTTGTGCTGGGACACCTTGCATCAATCCTGGACCGCTTTCCTCCTTCCCTGGCAGAAGAAGCAGAATTGGCTGCAGCCAGTTTTTTGTTGAACTCCGAAAGTTTCCTTTCTGAGGTAGCATGA
- a CDS encoding 16S rRNA (uracil(1498)-N(3))-methyltransferase — MNLILFKQEELGKPLPKRDDRTIHLVKVLHKAAGDTFGAGILNGPLGQGRILSIEPDGSIQIELQLDKPAPRRHPLRTAVGFPRPIQLRRLLRDLSSLGVSNIDLLATELGEKSYQDTTLLTDGGAEQALIEGAIQSRDTTLPVISTYPSLKAWLNARPWEPMTSLLLAPDNVHPQGSLADLPCTPGAAAVLVVGSERGWSEQERAQLEAAGFMRLSMGSRALRTETACVAAVILALEKIGALR; from the coding sequence GTGAATCTCATACTTTTTAAACAGGAAGAACTGGGAAAACCCCTCCCCAAACGGGATGACCGGACTATCCATCTCGTCAAGGTCCTTCATAAGGCTGCAGGGGACACCTTTGGTGCGGGGATTTTAAATGGTCCTCTTGGCCAGGGCCGTATTCTATCCATAGAACCTGATGGCTCGATACAGATTGAACTCCAGCTTGATAAGCCTGCTCCCCGGCGGCATCCGCTCCGCACCGCCGTCGGGTTTCCTCGGCCCATACAGCTCAGGCGGCTTCTTCGGGATCTTTCGAGCCTTGGTGTTTCTAATATAGACCTGCTGGCCACCGAATTGGGGGAAAAATCCTACCAGGATACCACCCTCCTCACCGACGGCGGTGCGGAGCAGGCTCTCATAGAAGGGGCAATTCAAAGCCGGGACACGACCCTGCCGGTAATCAGCACGTATCCGTCCCTCAAGGCGTGGCTCAACGCCCGTCCCTGGGAACCTATGACGTCACTGCTTCTTGCTCCGGACAATGTTCATCCCCAGGGTTCCCTTGCGGATCTCCCTTGTACTCCGGGGGCTGCGGCGGTTCTTGTGGTTGGTTCAGAACGAGGCTGGTCAGAACAGGAGCGGGCTCAGCTCGAAGCCGCTGGTTTTATGAGGCTTTCTATGGGAAGCAGGGCCCTCCGAACCGAAACTGCCTGTGTGGCCGCGGTGATTCTGGCACTGGAAAAAATTGGTGCACTCCGATAG
- a CDS encoding metal-sulfur cluster assembly factor, whose protein sequence is MASNYTEQELLDMLRTVEDPELGYSIVDLGLVYRAEQQGEWIEVDFTLTSPGCPIGEQIRTDIVLTLREKTGRNTIKASIVWDPMWTPDRASDEVRLDLGYPIW, encoded by the coding sequence ATGGCAAGCAACTATACGGAGCAGGAGCTCCTCGACATGTTACGAACCGTAGAAGACCCCGAACTGGGTTACAGCATTGTGGACCTGGGATTGGTATACCGGGCAGAACAGCAGGGCGAATGGATAGAAGTGGATTTTACCCTGACATCGCCGGGCTGTCCTATCGGTGAACAGATCAGAACTGACATCGTCCTGACCCTGCGGGAAAAAACGGGAAGGAACACTATTAAAGCATCTATTGTGTGGGATCCCATGTGGACACCAGACCGGGCATCCGACGAAGTACGGCTCGACCTGGGTTACCCCATCTGGTAA
- a CDS encoding NAD(P)H-dependent oxidoreductase: MKVVVVLAHPKRDGFNRAIAQQVLDFFKRDPKNLVDFLDLYAEHFDPVLSEDEIPRKFSFDETTLRYQQLIKDAHRVVFIHPDWWGGPPAILKGYLDRVFRPGVAYGFREADFRNADSPGLFSNKRFDVFITTDAQDPDSSSVQNHAPGIDEPSRQRSSSWPPARVWKEQVLEFCGVKAAYIHVFWNLRGSTYAERKAYLDSIPTRML, encoded by the coding sequence ATGAAGGTAGTTGTAGTCTTAGCGCATCCAAAACGAGATGGTTTTAACCGGGCGATTGCACAGCAGGTGCTCGATTTTTTTAAAAGGGATCCAAAAAATCTGGTTGATTTTCTCGATTTATATGCGGAGCATTTTGATCCGGTTCTCAGTGAAGATGAAATACCTCGAAAATTCAGTTTTGATGAAACTACCCTGCGGTATCAGCAGTTGATTAAAGATGCCCACAGGGTTGTGTTCATTCACCCCGACTGGTGGGGCGGACCTCCGGCAATTCTTAAGGGCTATTTAGACCGGGTATTCCGTCCCGGAGTAGCCTATGGATTTCGAGAAGCGGATTTTAGAAATGCTGATAGTCCTGGTCTTTTTTCAAATAAACGTTTCGATGTCTTTATTACCACTGATGCTCAGGATCCCGATAGTTCTTCCGTGCAGAATCATGCACCCGGTATTGATGAGCCGTCGAGGCAGCGTTCCTCTTCCTGGCCGCCTGCACGGGTCTGGAAGGAACAGGTTTTGGAATTCTGCGGTGTAAAAGCTGCTTATATCCATGTTTTCTGGAATCTCCGGGGCAGTACCTACGCTGAGCGCAAGGCCTATCTGGATTCCATCCCGACCCGCATGTTATAA